GGCGTTTCGACATTTCTCCGCTCCCCTCGAACGAGCGGGAGGGGCCAACGACCATAATGGCCCTATGGCGTCGACCCCGTGTTCAGTCCGTTGCGCGACGGAGCCGCAGGTATGACGAGCAAAGGCGAGCTGCTACGGCTGGGCTTCAACGACCCTGAGTCGGCCTTCGGCACGGTCGAGGGGCTCGGGTCCGGGATCGACGAGCTGTTGGCGATCCTGGGGCAGGCCGCCGACCCCGATGCCGCCCTCGACGGGCTGGCGATGCTGACCGAGTCCGAGGGCGACGGCTTCCTCGACGAGCTCGCCGGCGACGAGGGCACCGCGATGCGGCTGGTCTCCGTGCTGGGCGCCTCACCTGCGTTGACCGACCATCTCGCCCGCCATCCCGAGCACTGGCGCGAGCTGGCCGATCCGACCCTCGGCACGACCAGGCCTGCGGCGTACCTCTTCCGGGCCTCGCTGCTGCGGGCCGTCGGCGCCGAGCCGGCCGACGAGAATCCGGTCGCCACGCTCGCCGACGCCGAGGCGGTCGACGCGCTGCGGGTCGAATACCGTCGCTGGCTGCTTCGGCTGGCTGCTCGCGACCTCGCTCACGAGATGCCGGTCGACGACGTCGCCGCGGAGCTCTCCGACCTGGCCTGCTCGACCCTCGACGCCGCGCTCTCGGTGGCCCGTGCGCGAGTGGGGGAGGAGGCCGCCGCCGTCCGGTTCGCGGTGATCGCGATGGGCAAGTGCGGCGGGCACGAGCTCAACTACGTCTCCGACGTCGACGTCATCTTCGTGCACGAGGCCGCCGACGGTGTCGATGACGACGTCGCGCTCCGGGTCGCCGCCCAGCTGGGCAGCCACCTGATGCAGGTCTGCTCCGACCACACCGGCGAGGGCTCGATCTGGCCGGTCGACGCGGCGCTGCGCCCCGAGGGCAAGGCCGGCGCGCTCTCGCGCACGATCACGGGGCACGTCGGCTACTACGAGCGCTGGGCGAGCACCTGGGAGTTCCAGGCGCTGCTCAAGGCGCGGGCAGCCGCCGGAGATATCGAGCTGGGCCAGGCCTACGTCGCCGCGGTCAACCCGTTCGTGTGGAAGGCCGCCGAGCGCGAAGGGTTCGTCGGCGACACCCAGGCGATGAGGCGCCGGGTCATCGCCCACATCCCCTCCCGCAACGCCAACCGCGAGCTCAAGCTCGGCGCCGGGGGACTGCGAGACGTCGAGTTCGCCGTGCAGCTGCTGCAGCTGGTGCACGGTCGAGCCGACACCGGGATCCGTGAGCCCACAACGCTCTCGGCCCTGGCGGCGCTGACCAGGTCGGGCTACGTCGGGCGCGAGGACGGCGAGGCCATGCACGAGGCGTACGCGTTCCTGCGGCGCATGGAGCATCGCCTCCAGCTCTACCGGCTCCAGCGCACCCACGTCGTGCCCGACGACGAGGAGTCGCTGCGTTGGCTGGCGCGGGCCCTCGGCTACCTGCGCGACCCGGTGGCGCGGCTGCAGAAGGAGTGGTCGCACCAGCGCATCGAGGTGCGGCGCCTCCACGAGAAGCTCTTCTACCGACCGTTGCTCGACGCCGTCGCCCGGATCCCGTCCGGGCAGGTCCACCTGTCGACGAAGGCAGCCGAGGAGCGGCTGACCGCACTCGGCTACGCCGACCCCAAGGCCGCGCTGCGGCACCTCGAGGCGCTCACCAAGGGCGTCTCCCGGCGTGCCGCGCTCCAGCGCGCGCTGCTGCCGGTGATGCTGGAGTGGCTCTCGGAGGGCGCCGACCCTGATGCCGGGCTCTTCGGCTTCCGCCGGATCTCCGACGCGCTGGGGGCCACGCCCTGGTATCTGCGCTCCCTGCGCGACGAGGGTCTGGTCGCGCAGCACTTCGCCGCGATCCTGTCGACCTCGCGCTACACCACCGCGCTGCTCGAGCGTGAGCCCGAGGCGCTGCGCCTGCTGGGCCACGACCTGGCGCCGCTCTCCGCGGAGGCGCTGACCGACGAGATGGTCGCGCGTGCCGCCCGGCGGCGCACGACGACCACGGCCGAGGAGGCCGTACGCCACGTGCGCGCCATCCGGCGGCGCGAGCTGTTCCGCATCTCGGCCGCCGAGCTCGTCGGGGAGACGGGGATCGACACCATCGGCGCCGCGCTGTCCCGGCTGACCGACGCCACCCTCGAGGCGACGCTGCGCACGGTCATCGCCGACGAGCTGGCTCGCCGCGAGATGGCCGAGCCGCCCACCCGGATCGCGATCATCGCGATGGGCCGCTACGGCGGTTTCGAGCTCTCCTACGCCTCCGACGCCGACGTGCTCTTCGTGCACCGGCCGGTCGACGGGGCCGACCCCGACACCGCCACCCAGTTCGCGCTCAAGGTCATCTCCGACCTGCGCCGGCTCCTCGCGCTGCCGGGTGCCGACCCGCCCCTCGAGCTCGACGCCAACCTCCGCCCGGAGGGACGGCAGGGTGCGCTGGTGCGCACCCTGCCCGCCTACGCCTCCTACTACGCGAAGTGGTCGGGCATCTGGGAGGCGCAGGCGCTGCTGCGCGCCGACGCGGTCGTCGGTGACCCGCAGGTGCGCGAGGAGTTCATCAAGATGATCGATCCACTGCGCTACCCCGAGGGCGGGCTCACCGAGGACGAGATCGTCGAGGTGCGCCGCATCAAGGGGCGCGTCGACCACGAGCGCCTCCCGCGCGGCGCGGACCCCAACACTCACCTCAAGCTCGGCCGCGGTGGTCTCGCCGACATCGAGTGGACCGCCCAGCTGCTGCAGATGAGGTTTGCCCACGAGGTCCCGGGGCTGCGCACGACGCGCACGCTCGAGGCCCTCGAAGCCGCCCGAGAGGCCTCGCTGATCGAGGCCGACGACGCCGAGACCCTCATCGACGCGTGGCGGATGGTCAGCCGGGTCCGCAACGCGGTCACCCTGGTGCGCGGCCGGCCGTCCGACTCGCTCCCGGCGGGGCCGCTCGAGCAGCACGCGGTCGGCTCGATCCTCGGCTATCCGGCCGGGTCGACCGACGAGCTCGTCAACGACTACCTGCGGATGACGCGCCTCGCCCACGGCGTGGTCGAGCGGGTCTTCTGGGAGTGAGGGCTGACCTCTCGACGGGCGCGGGAGGCTACAGGTTGTTGTTGCGGGGCGGCAGCCATCCCGGCGTACGCTGCGGGCGCGGCTGACCCTGGGCGGGCGGCTGGCCGGCGTTGTTGTCGAGCTCTCCGTCTTGGGGGTTGAACCGATCCGCCCGCCGCGCGGGGAAGCTGTTGGAGGCGCCCTGCGCGTAGGGCCGTGGGGTCCAGCGGCCGTTCTGGGGGCGGAGCTGCGTCGGGCGCTGTGCGGGTCGCTGGCCCTGCTGCTCGGCCGGGTTCTGGGCCGGGTTCTGCGCTGGGTTCTGGGCCGGGTCCTGGCCACCGTTGCGGCCCTGGTGGTAGCGGGCCGCCGGGCGCTGGCCGAACATCTGGCCGATGCCCCTGGGGGCCACCTGAGCGGCCCGTGGGTCGTCGGGGGCGGGCGGCTGACGCACGGGCAGCGGCTCCAGGGCCCGTGAGGAGGCGCCGCGGCCCTGGTCCAGCCCGTAGTGGGATCCGGAGGTGGTCGCGAGGTGGCCGGCGTCGGGCTCCCCTGACCTCGCGGCGTTCTCGGGGGGCCAGGCCGTGTTGAGGTCGTCGTCGATGCCGGCGAACATTGTGCCGAAGGCGATCACGATCAGCATGCCGGCGGAGATCGCGAAGATCGGCATCGCCAGGTAGACCGGGTCGGTGCCGTTCGCGTGGGCGAACGTGTCCTTGTCGGTGCTGTGGATCTCGAGCGCGAGCATCCCGGTGTAGTGCATGACGCAGACACCGATACCCATGATGATCGCGGCGCCGATGCGCATCAGCCGTGTGGTGACGGTGAAGGCGAAGAAGAGCGCGAGCGCCGATGCGGCCAGGGCGATGAGCACGGAGGTGACCACGACGAGCGGCTTCCAGACCATCTCGCCGCCCATCTTCATCGCATACATCCCGGTGTAGTGCATCGCGCAGACCCCGGCGCCGGTCACCAGACCGCCCACGACATAGCCGGGGGTGCCTCGCAGGGCCGTCGCGATCAGCAGCCCGACGATCGCGGCGACGATGGCCACGGCGAGCGAGATGAGCGTGGTGCCGATGTCGAGCGCGTAGGCCACATGACTGTCGAAGGCGAGCATGCCGATGAAGTGCATCGACCAGATGGCACCGCCGCCGATCGAGGCGGCCGCGCCGAGGAGCCACAGCCACGACGTGCTGCCTGTGCGTCGACGCGCACGGTTCGCACAGGTCAGTCCGACCCACGAACCGAGAACCGAGATGATGAACGACATCCCGACCAGGGGCTGGCTGAACGCCCCGATCGTGACTTCCTCGATGTTGGTCACGCTGCTGAACTCCCTCTCGTTCCTCGCCGACGTGGGGGATGGGCGAGGTAGGACAGGAACACCTCGGAGGCCCTCTGCGAATATCCGAGACGTACCCGTGTCTGTCTGATCATGCGGTTGTTGCGTGGGTCACAATAGGTGAACAAGTGCCTCCAACACGCGCCGGGGTATGCTTTTTCCGGTATGCGGGAAGATCTTTACGTCCTCGAGTTGGACGAGATGCAACAGTCCGCCGTCGATCTCGAGGACCCGACTCATCTCTTTTTCGATTACACGCGACGCATCGGCGACATCATCGACCGACTTCCGGACGGACCGCTGCGAGTGGTGCACGTCGGCGGCGCTGCGATGACCTTACCGCGTTATGTCCATGCGACCCGACCGCGCTCGTCGCAGATCGTGCTCGAGCCCTCCACCGAGCTCGTCGAGCGAGTGCGGGCCGAGGCGCCGTTGCCGCCGCGCAGCGGCATCAAGGTCCGTCCCGTCGACGGTTTGAACGGCATGCGCAGCGTACGCGACGGATTCGCCGACCTCGTCATCCTCGACGCCTTCGACCGCGCCCGCACCCCGACCGAGCTCACCTCGGCGGCATTCGTCGAGGACGTACGCCGCGCGCTGTCGCCGGGCGGGGTCTTCGTCGCCAACCTCGTCGACCGGGCGCCTTTCACCAGGGTGCGTGACTTCGTCGCCGCGGCGCGCGACCTCGGCTCGATGGCCATCGGCGTGGAGCCGGCGACCGCCAAGGGCCGCCGCTCCGGCAACCTGGTGATCGCCTGCGGCACCCTGCCGCCCGCTCCGTTCGGCACCCCGCCACCGATGGAGTACCGCACGTTCAGCGGCCGCGCGGTCGCCGACTCCTTCGGTGGCGGCAGGCCGTAACCTCTACAGCATGTCGATCGAGATCGCCCGTGCCCACCTGGACCGATTCGGACGGGGAGGCGACATCATCGAGTCGGAGGAGTCCGCGGCGACCGTCGATCTCGCCGCGGCCGCGCTCGGCGTCACGCCGGCGGAGATCGCCAAGACGATCAGCCTCTACGCCGCGGACCGGACCTCCGCGATCCTCGTCGTCGCGGCCGGCGACGCGAAGATCGCCAACCCGAAGTTCAAGGCCCACTTCGGCGTCAAGGCGCGGATGCTCGCCGCCGAGGACGTCGAGCCGATGACGGCTCACGCCATCGGCGGCGTCTGCCCCTTCGGCAACCCGTCGTCGGCCGAGGTCTGGCTCGACGCCTCGCTCAAGCGCTTCGACACGGTCTACCCCGCAGCGGGCGGCGCCAACACCACCATCGCGCTTACCCTGGGCGACCTGGAGACGATCAGCGAGGCACGGGGATGGGTCGATGTCACCAAGCTTCCGGAAGTCGGCTGAGAACGGTTGTAAAAGAGGGACGGCCCCGCCCTGCCGAAGCAGGAGCGGGGCCGCCTTGCTGAGTTGTCAGCGAAAGCCAGAGTCAGACCGGACGGACGTTCTCGGCCTGCGGGCCCTTCGGGCCCTGGGTGACGTCGAACTCGACGCGCTGGTTCTCATCGAGGGTCTTGTAGCCCTGGGTCTGGATCGCGGAGAAGTGCACGAAGACGTCGTCGCCACCGTTGTCCTGGGCGATGAAGCCGAAGCCCTTGTCGCCGTTGAACCACTTCACGGTTCCCTGAGTCATGAATCTAATCCTTGTGTAAACAGGGCGACTCCGTGCCGCCCTTTGGGCGTTGAATCCACGAGTCCTGATTTCTGCTTCTGCGGAAGACCAAGTGCTGCACGAACGGTCACCGAGAGCAACCGCGAAGCGCGTGTACGCCTCATCCAACGTCGATAAGCCTACATGCCATAGCGCCACTTCGGGCATCCCCGTTTTTTCGGCGATTCACCCGTGGAAGATCGCTTCCTCTCGTGCTCGGATTGGCACACGTCACGTTGTCCGGAAGCCGCACGATCGCGGACGATGGTGATGATCAACGAGGAGAGTGAGAAAGACGTGGACCAGCCGTGGTGGCGTGAAGCAGTTGCCTATCAGATCTACCCGCGATCGTTCGCGGACTCGAACGGCGACGGGATCGGCGACCTGCCCGGGATCACCGACCGGCTCGACTATCTGGCCGAGCTCGGTGTCGACGCGATCTGGATCTGCCCGTTCTACACCTCTCCGCAGAACGATCACGGCTATGACGTCGCCGACTACTGCGACGTCGACCCGATCTTCGGCACCCTTGCCGACGCCGACCGGCTGATCGACCGTGCTCACGAGCTCGGTCTGAAGGTGATCGTCGACCTGGTGCCCAACCACACCTCCTCGGCCCACCCCTGGTTCACCGAGGCGCTCGCCGAGGCAGAGGTCGAGGCGAAGCAGACGGGAGCCGGGCCCGGCACGACGGCTCGCGACCGCTACATCTTCCGCGACGGCCGTGGCGAGGCGGGGGAGGAGCCGCCGACCAACTGGCGCTCGGTCTTCGGTGGTCCCGC
The sequence above is drawn from the Nocardioides albertanoniae genome and encodes:
- a CDS encoding bifunctional [glutamine synthetase] adenylyltransferase/[glutamine synthetase]-adenylyl-L-tyrosine phosphorylase, whose translation is MTSKGELLRLGFNDPESAFGTVEGLGSGIDELLAILGQAADPDAALDGLAMLTESEGDGFLDELAGDEGTAMRLVSVLGASPALTDHLARHPEHWRELADPTLGTTRPAAYLFRASLLRAVGAEPADENPVATLADAEAVDALRVEYRRWLLRLAARDLAHEMPVDDVAAELSDLACSTLDAALSVARARVGEEAAAVRFAVIAMGKCGGHELNYVSDVDVIFVHEAADGVDDDVALRVAAQLGSHLMQVCSDHTGEGSIWPVDAALRPEGKAGALSRTITGHVGYYERWASTWEFQALLKARAAAGDIELGQAYVAAVNPFVWKAAEREGFVGDTQAMRRRVIAHIPSRNANRELKLGAGGLRDVEFAVQLLQLVHGRADTGIREPTTLSALAALTRSGYVGREDGEAMHEAYAFLRRMEHRLQLYRLQRTHVVPDDEESLRWLARALGYLRDPVARLQKEWSHQRIEVRRLHEKLFYRPLLDAVARIPSGQVHLSTKAAEERLTALGYADPKAALRHLEALTKGVSRRAALQRALLPVMLEWLSEGADPDAGLFGFRRISDALGATPWYLRSLRDEGLVAQHFAAILSTSRYTTALLEREPEALRLLGHDLAPLSAEALTDEMVARAARRRTTTTAEEAVRHVRAIRRRELFRISAAELVGETGIDTIGAALSRLTDATLEATLRTVIADELARREMAEPPTRIAIIAMGRYGGFELSYASDADVLFVHRPVDGADPDTATQFALKVISDLRRLLALPGADPPLELDANLRPEGRQGALVRTLPAYASYYAKWSGIWEAQALLRADAVVGDPQVREEFIKMIDPLRYPEGGLTEDEIVEVRRIKGRVDHERLPRGADPNTHLKLGRGGLADIEWTAQLLQMRFAHEVPGLRTTRTLEALEAAREASLIEADDAETLIDAWRMVSRVRNAVTLVRGRPSDSLPAGPLEQHAVGSILGYPAGSTDELVNDYLRMTRLAHGVVERVFWE
- a CDS encoding MHYT domain-containing protein, producing the protein MTNIEEVTIGAFSQPLVGMSFIISVLGSWVGLTCANRARRRTGSTSWLWLLGAAASIGGGAIWSMHFIGMLAFDSHVAYALDIGTTLISLAVAIVAAIVGLLIATALRGTPGYVVGGLVTGAGVCAMHYTGMYAMKMGGEMVWKPLVVVTSVLIALAASALALFFAFTVTTRLMRIGAAIIMGIGVCVMHYTGMLALEIHSTDKDTFAHANGTDPVYLAMPIFAISAGMLIVIAFGTMFAGIDDDLNTAWPPENAARSGEPDAGHLATTSGSHYGLDQGRGASSRALEPLPVRQPPAPDDPRAAQVAPRGIGQMFGQRPAARYHQGRNGGQDPAQNPAQNPAQNPAEQQGQRPAQRPTQLRPQNGRWTPRPYAQGASNSFPARRADRFNPQDGELDNNAGQPPAQGQPRPQRTPGWLPPRNNNL
- a CDS encoding spermidine synthase is translated as MREDLYVLELDEMQQSAVDLEDPTHLFFDYTRRIGDIIDRLPDGPLRVVHVGGAAMTLPRYVHATRPRSSQIVLEPSTELVERVRAEAPLPPRSGIKVRPVDGLNGMRSVRDGFADLVILDAFDRARTPTELTSAAFVEDVRRALSPGGVFVANLVDRAPFTRVRDFVAAARDLGSMAIGVEPATAKGRRSGNLVIACGTLPPAPFGTPPPMEYRTFSGRAVADSFGGGRP
- a CDS encoding YbaK/EbsC family protein; the encoded protein is MSIEIARAHLDRFGRGGDIIESEESAATVDLAAAALGVTPAEIAKTISLYAADRTSAILVVAAGDAKIANPKFKAHFGVKARMLAAEDVEPMTAHAIGGVCPFGNPSSAEVWLDASLKRFDTVYPAAGGANTTIALTLGDLETISEARGWVDVTKLPEVG
- a CDS encoding cold-shock protein, which codes for MTQGTVKWFNGDKGFGFIAQDNGGDDVFVHFSAIQTQGYKTLDENQRVEFDVTQGPKGPQAENVRPV